Proteins encoded together in one Cicer arietinum cultivar CDC Frontier isolate Library 1 chromosome 4, Cicar.CDCFrontier_v2.0, whole genome shotgun sequence window:
- the LOC101491352 gene encoding protein ALP1-like, translated as MKLPTFADPESLSYVYTLLQNSFDQMNDPNNNNSANSTNTRKRRRKNEDVGDGDDEGEGHGSINNEQGGSKIKKNTKEELKGILTSILLLDEQEKQEFENNNKVLEDEKFCLETNHKKKTKAMVDYYTNLDDSYSQVEESERVRRKKTRNMSSSVAIAATTFSDGIEETNSESVVNNMKNNDNSSGKSGSQRRLWVKDRSGAWWDECNKDDFPENEFRKAFRMGKSTFDLICEELNSAIVKEDTTLRNAIPVRQRVAVCLWRLATGDPLRIVSKRFGLGISTCHKLVLEVCTAIKTVLMPKYLQWPNEVNLRKIKGEFESISGIPNVVGSMYTSHVPIIAPKISVAAYFNKRHTERNQKTSYSITVQGVVDPNGVFTDVCIGWPGSMPDDQVLEKSALFQRANGGLLKGVWIVGSSSYPLMDWVLVPYNQQNLTWTQHGFNEKIGEIQKVAKDAFGRLKGRWCCLQKRTEVKLQDLPVVLGACCVLHNICEMKGEKMEDELKVDVLDDEMVPEVGLRSVNSLKARDAIAHNLLHHGLAGTSFL; from the coding sequence ATGAAACTCCCAACTTTTGCAGACCCAGAATCACTTTCTTACGTTTACACTTTACTTCAAAATTCGTTTGACCAAATGAATGATCCAAACAACAATAACAGTGCAAATTCAACTAATACCAGAAAAAGACGAAGAAAAAATGAAGATGTTGGTGATGgtgatgatgaaggtgaaggtcATGGCTCAATCAATAATGAACAAGGTGGAAGCAAAATCAAGAAGAATACGAAGGAAGAATTAAAGGGTATTCTCACATCAATTCTCTTACTTGATGAACAAGAGAAacaagaatttgaaaacaacaaTAAAGTTTTAGAGGATGAGAAATTTTGTTTGGAGACAAATcataagaagaaaacaaaagctATGGTTGATTATTATACAAATCTTGATGATTCTTATAGTCAAGTTGAAGAATCAGAGAGAGTTAGgagaaaaaaaacaagaaacatGTCAAGTTCTGTTGCTATTGCTGCTACAACTTTTAGTGACGGTATAGAAGAAACAAATAGTGAAAGTGTTGTTAATAATATGAAGAACAATGATAATAGTAGTGGTAAATCTGGTTCACAGAGAAGGCTTTGGGTGAAGGATCGTTCAGGAGCATGGTGGGATGAATGTAACAAAGATGATTTTCCTGAAAATGAGTTTAGGAAAGCATTTAGAATGGGAAAATCaacttttgatttgatttgtgagGAATTGAATTCAGCAATTGTGAAAGAAGACACAACTTTGAGGAATGCAATACCAGTTAGACAAAGGGTTGCTGTTTGTCTATGGAGATTAGCGACCGGTGATCCTTTAAGGATCGTTTCGAAGCGATTCGGTTTAGGTATATCAACTTGTCATAAACTTGTTCTTGAGGTTTGTACTGCTATTAAAACTGTTCTTATGCCTAAGTATCTTCAATGGCCTAATGAGGTTAATTTAAGGAAAATTAAAGGTGAGTTTGAGTCAATTTCAGGTATTCCTAATGTTGTAGGTTCTATGTATACATCACATGTTCCTATCATAGCTCCTAAGATTAGTGTTGCTGCTTATTTTAATAAGAGACATACTGAGAGGAATCAAAAGACTTCTTATTCAATTACTGTTCAAGGTGTTGTTGATCCGAATGGTGTGTTTACTGATGTTTGTATCGGTTGGCCTGGTTCAATGCCTGATGATCAAGTGTTGGAAAAATCAGCACTTTTTCAAAGGGCTAATGGAGGGCTTCTTAAAGGTGTTTGGATTGTTGGAAGTTCAAGTTATCCTTTGATGGATTGGGTTTTGGTGCCTtataatcaacaaaatttaACTTGGACACAACATGGTTTTAATGAGAAGATTGGTGAGATTCAAAAAGTTGCTAAAGATGCATTTGGTAGGTTGAAAGGGAGATGGTGTTGTTTGCAGAAAAGGACTGAGGTTAAGCTTCAAGATTTGCCTGTTGTGCTTGGTGCTTGTTGTGTTTTGCATAATATTTGTGAGATGAAAGGTGAGAAAATGGAGGATGAACTTAAGGTTGATGTTCTTGATGATGAAATGGTTCCTGAGGTTGGTTTGAGATCAGTTAATTCATTGAAGGCTAGAGATGCTATTGCTCATAATCTTTTGCATCATGGTTTAGCAGGCACTTCTTTTCTTTGA